From a single Endozoicomonas euniceicola genomic region:
- a CDS encoding IS1634 family transposase: MPPIQYHSQVMDHLGLVAGMCKELGIADHIDRRAPKVSDEWNISHGEAVVAMIINGLGFTGQSLHMFPQFFSNKPLDKLIREGIEPEHINDKVLGRTLDELFELGVSKVYFELAIKVATHLKLPCDALNLDGTGFHVDGRYNSEEEVSDEDLNCIRLCKGYSRDHRPDLNQAILLLLTENRAGIPMFMKAASGNVTDKTSFKQVVSEHIKSFKAALNARYFIGDAALYVAETVQELSQQDQLFISRVPLNIGAAKELVQSAPLRSMVEVEGFEHYESVETLSDYAGVVQRWVLFRNNQSQKTEQKTLTRRMQKKSLKEFKELEKLGKKPFCCESDAMEAFKLWQKQSVYCQAEPEIIESPCYKTKGRPADGTVPDHYEYYVTGSCTVAVQTRRDAEASLGCFVLATNDTDTVRLDAGELLRTYKSQQQVERGFRFLKSPDFLVSSLYLKKPERIEALLMVMTLCLMVYAAIQHRIRYELKRQSRTFPDMKKKPAQNPTGRWVFLCFDGIHVLSVNGTEKHMVGISERQSTIIFILGSTYQEIYS, from the coding sequence ATGCCTCCTATTCAATACCACTCTCAGGTCATGGATCATCTCGGTCTAGTGGCTGGAATGTGCAAAGAGCTGGGCATTGCCGACCATATCGACAGGCGCGCGCCCAAAGTATCTGACGAATGGAACATCTCCCACGGTGAGGCCGTTGTCGCGATGATTATCAATGGCCTCGGCTTTACGGGGCAGTCTCTCCACATGTTCCCTCAGTTCTTCTCCAATAAACCCCTCGATAAACTGATCAGAGAGGGGATTGAGCCCGAACACATAAACGACAAAGTTCTTGGAAGAACACTGGATGAACTGTTTGAACTGGGTGTCAGTAAAGTCTATTTTGAGCTGGCTATCAAGGTGGCTACGCATCTCAAATTGCCATGTGATGCACTCAACCTTGATGGCACAGGATTTCACGTCGATGGCCGTTATAACAGCGAGGAGGAAGTAAGTGACGAGGACCTCAATTGCATCAGGCTTTGCAAGGGCTACAGCCGAGATCATCGTCCTGACCTGAACCAGGCCATATTGCTCCTGCTGACCGAAAACCGGGCAGGCATTCCGATGTTTATGAAAGCAGCCAGCGGTAATGTGACGGACAAGACCAGTTTCAAACAAGTGGTTTCTGAGCATATAAAGAGCTTCAAGGCGGCACTGAATGCCCGTTACTTCATCGGTGATGCTGCATTGTATGTGGCTGAAACCGTTCAGGAACTGAGTCAGCAGGATCAGTTGTTTATCTCCAGAGTTCCTCTCAACATTGGTGCAGCCAAAGAACTGGTTCAAAGTGCGCCATTGCGCTCAATGGTTGAGGTTGAAGGGTTTGAGCATTACGAATCTGTAGAGACTCTGTCTGACTATGCAGGTGTCGTACAACGTTGGGTACTGTTTCGAAATAATCAAAGCCAGAAAACAGAACAGAAGACACTGACAAGGCGTATGCAGAAAAAGTCCCTGAAGGAGTTCAAGGAACTTGAGAAATTGGGCAAGAAGCCATTCTGTTGCGAATCGGATGCCATGGAAGCTTTCAAGCTATGGCAAAAACAGTCCGTATACTGCCAGGCTGAACCTGAGATCATCGAGAGTCCCTGCTATAAAACCAAAGGCCGTCCTGCTGATGGGACGGTTCCCGACCACTATGAATATTATGTGACAGGCTCCTGCACGGTTGCTGTACAGACTCGTCGTGATGCAGAAGCATCGTTGGGTTGTTTTGTTCTGGCAACCAACGATACAGATACAGTCCGGCTTGACGCTGGCGAACTACTGAGGACGTATAAATCCCAGCAGCAGGTTGAGAGAGGTTTTCGCTTCCTGAAGAGCCCTGATTTTCTGGTGTCTTCACTGTATCTCAAAAAACCTGAGCGTATTGAGGCCCTGTTAATGGTGATGACACTCTGTCTTATGGTCTATGCTGCAATTCAGCATCGAATCCGCTATGAACTGAAAAGGCAGAGCCGAACGTTCCCGGACATGAAGAAGAAACCAGCCCAGAACCCAACGGGCAGATGGGTTTTCCTGTGCTTTGATGGGATTCATGTGCTGTCGGTTAACGGGACGGAGAAACACATGGTT
- the tnpA gene encoding IS200/IS605 family transposase yields the protein MSCWVVNVGNKDLLKGYLRKRHSVTKLVVHLVFTTKYRRKLFDGYMIKQLRESFESACEKLECQLLEMDGEKDHVHLLVAYPPKLAISVMVNNLKSTSSRRLRMLNTHLTAQSKAGLMWSRSYFACSAGGATIETLKDYVNSQSTPD from the coding sequence ATGTCATGTTGGGTGGTGAATGTCGGCAATAAAGATTTGCTTAAAGGGTATCTTCGCAAACGACATAGCGTTACCAAGCTGGTTGTTCATTTGGTGTTCACGACAAAGTACAGACGAAAGCTTTTTGATGGCTATATGATCAAGCAGTTACGGGAGTCGTTCGAGAGTGCATGTGAAAAACTGGAATGCCAGTTACTTGAAATGGATGGCGAAAAAGATCACGTACACCTGTTGGTGGCCTACCCACCAAAACTGGCTATCAGTGTCATGGTAAATAATCTCAAATCAACATCATCAAGACGGTTGCGAATGCTGAATACCCACCTTACTGCTCAGAGCAAAGCAGGCTTAATGTGGTCAAGGTCTTACTTTGCTTGCAGTGCTGGCGGTGCAACTATCGAGACTCTGAAGGACTACGTTAATAGCCAGAGTACACCAGATTGA
- a CDS encoding IS1595 family transposase → MQFELFKNFVDAISTLTLEQYETLSRAMTDAQIGSYEAEESTGSVAIESEYSSNTKNSTSELETCILSHFAEQPVCPKCQGHDIGRWGFQNERQRYRCKTCKATFNTFSGTPLARLRYPEKWNDYLTGMTYSMTLRASASEYGVSLETAFRWRHHFLEVINNDQAEELKGITELDETFFRESFKGQRKGLPRPTRKRGNDPNKARKVPVLVARDREKNTLDGILENESANELCRHLNGRISIEGTVCADAHLAHEKLAEKLGFEFKELVTSAGQHVIEGIYHIQHVNAYHSNLKTWIGGVFHGVATRYLPHYLAWRRDLTASVKLNTDQFVKRVAEHWCFQLLTGT, encoded by the coding sequence ATGCAATTCGAGCTATTTAAGAATTTTGTTGATGCCATTTCGACATTAACCCTTGAGCAATATGAAACCCTCAGCAGAGCAATGACAGATGCTCAAATAGGCTCTTATGAAGCAGAAGAATCCACCGGTTCTGTCGCTATCGAAAGCGAATACTCCTCCAATACTAAAAACTCTACATCTGAACTTGAAACCTGCATTTTGTCTCACTTTGCAGAACAGCCAGTTTGCCCTAAGTGCCAAGGACATGATATTGGTCGCTGGGGTTTTCAAAACGAGCGTCAGCGCTACCGTTGCAAGACATGTAAAGCTACTTTTAACACTTTCTCTGGTACGCCTCTAGCAAGACTTAGATACCCCGAAAAATGGAATGACTATCTAACTGGGATGACTTACTCCATGACATTGCGAGCATCGGCCAGTGAATATGGCGTTAGTCTTGAAACAGCGTTCCGCTGGCGTCACCACTTCCTTGAGGTCATAAATAATGATCAGGCAGAAGAGCTCAAAGGCATTACAGAATTAGACGAGACTTTTTTTCGAGAGTCATTCAAAGGTCAGAGAAAAGGTCTGCCAAGGCCTACGCGGAAGCGTGGCAATGATCCCAATAAAGCGCGAAAGGTGCCGGTTTTAGTGGCTCGAGATCGTGAGAAGAACACTTTAGATGGCATACTCGAAAACGAAAGTGCTAATGAACTATGCCGTCATTTAAACGGCCGCATATCGATTGAAGGTACGGTCTGTGCCGATGCACACCTTGCCCACGAAAAGCTTGCTGAGAAACTTGGTTTTGAGTTCAAGGAGCTGGTTACTTCTGCTGGCCAGCATGTTATCGAAGGTATTTACCACATTCAGCATGTCAATGCTTACCACAGTAACTTAAAAACATGGATTGGCGGTGTATTTCATGGTGTTGCTACCCGCTATCTCCCGCATTACCTAGCCTGGAGGCGCGATCTGACTGCATCAGTAAAGTTAAATACTGACCAATTCGTCAAAAGAGTTGCGGAACATTGGTGCTTCCAACTGCTAACAGGAACTTAG
- a CDS encoding IS1-like element transposase yields MAINGGGIRDTSRVLGINKKTVINTLKKRERLSSS; encoded by the coding sequence ATGGCAATTAATGGTGGCGGCATCAGGGATACAAGCAGGGTTTTAGGAATCAATAAAAAAACAGTAATAAACACATTAAAAAAAAGAGAAAGGCTTAGTTCAAGTTAA
- a CDS encoding IS1 family transposase, which produces MDLGTGAVIHVGLACQEAEIDEQWSYVFEKSNQRWLWHAVDHATNTVLAYVFGKRKDEVFKKLKELLEPFGIKKFYTDDWGAYERNIDESSHIIGKENTQKIERKNLNFRTWIKRLTRKTICFSKLEQMHDIVIGLLINKIEFGIDIHAI; this is translated from the coding sequence ATGGATCTTGGAACGGGTGCTGTAATTCACGTAGGCCTCGCCTGCCAAGAGGCCGAGATAGATGAACAGTGGTCTTATGTGTTTGAAAAAAGTAACCAGCGTTGGCTTTGGCATGCAGTTGATCATGCGACCAATACTGTTTTGGCTTACGTTTTTGGGAAACGAAAGGATGAGGTTTTCAAAAAACTAAAAGAGCTTCTTGAGCCATTTGGTATCAAGAAATTTTATACTGATGATTGGGGAGCCTATGAGCGTAATATCGACGAAAGTAGTCACATCATCGGAAAAGAGAATACTCAGAAAATTGAACGTAAAAACCTGAATTTTAGAACTTGGATTAAGCGTCTGACCAGAAAGACAATATGTTTTTCAAAGTTAGAGCAAATGCACGATATTGTTATTGGCCTGTTGATCAACAAAATCGAATTTGGCATTGACATCCATGCAATATAA
- a CDS encoding ISAs1 family transposase, with protein MTLLDICSELTEIRADNHRYPLPHLVFIAVCMITCGAEDWKMVSQLARKKKYWLNLYIPMPHGVPSHHTFIRVFERLDPDEFRQCFINWVKQIAERTHGEVVSIDGKTLRRSYDKGDNKAAIHMVNAWASQTGMVLGQLKTAAKSNEITAIPALLDMLEISGCIVSTDAMGCQKAIAEKIREKNAHYLLAVKLDAAVFK; from the coding sequence ATGACTCTCTTGGATATTTGTTCTGAACTAACTGAAATTCGCGCTGATAATCATCGATACCCTCTGCCTCACCTTGTATTCATAGCTGTTTGTATGATCACTTGTGGAGCTGAAGACTGGAAAATGGTTTCTCAACTTGCCAGAAAAAAGAAATACTGGCTAAACCTCTACATCCCTATGCCTCATGGTGTTCCATCACACCACACTTTCATCCGGGTTTTCGAGCGACTTGACCCCGACGAGTTCCGGCAGTGCTTTATAAATTGGGTAAAGCAAATTGCTGAACGCACTCATGGTGAAGTTGTTTCCATTGATGGAAAAACACTACGGCGCTCATACGACAAAGGGGATAATAAAGCGGCTATTCATATGGTTAATGCGTGGGCTAGCCAGACCGGCATGGTGCTTGGACAGCTCAAAACAGCAGCTAAGTCGAATGAAATTACAGCCATTCCAGCTTTACTCGATATGCTGGAGATCAGTGGATGTATCGTCAGCACCGACGCCATGGGGTGCCAAAAAGCGATCGCCGAAAAAATCAGAGAGAAAAATGCACATTATCTTCTGGCCGTTAAACTCGATGCTGCAGTTTTTAAGTGA
- a CDS encoding transposase, translated as MQSLTLDMLQEFVDAFPEIAIRGVLADALYGTGDFMDKAAAITGGAQVISQLRSNQKVSNRGHSEAALKTYFARQKGVQAQLMIRGGKEEQVTIQAARLYVKAHGKRRFVIALKYEGEEDYRYLVASDMSWRHTDIVRLYTLRWLVEV; from the coding sequence ATGCAGTCGTTGACACTGGATATGCTGCAAGAATTTGTTGATGCGTTCCCGGAAATCGCAATCAGAGGTGTACTCGCTGACGCATTGTATGGCACAGGAGACTTCATGGATAAGGCAGCTGCGATAACCGGCGGAGCCCAGGTTATCAGCCAGTTACGCTCCAACCAGAAAGTGTCTAACAGAGGTCATTCAGAAGCTGCCCTGAAAACTTATTTTGCACGTCAAAAGGGAGTTCAGGCCCAACTTATGATCCGAGGTGGCAAAGAAGAGCAAGTCACCATTCAAGCAGCTCGATTGTATGTTAAGGCTCATGGGAAAAGACGTTTTGTTATTGCCCTGAAGTATGAAGGTGAGGAAGATTATCGTTACCTGGTGGCTTCAGATATGTCATGGCGACATACCGATATAGTCAGGCTTTACACCTTGAGGTGGTTGGTCGAGGTGTAA
- the tnpC gene encoding IS66 family transposase, with translation MQNAHVSGSGTTPALLSAPFATSQVILTKQEHIQLKQQANLWHAMWKAACGREKKVLAKNASLIAQHKAEMAGLNTQVADLKSELAHMKHLLFGRKSEKTSSSSKKSGNTTRPPSNRKRGHQPGVPGSGRHLHNNLPVVHESVDLPVDKQCCTVCHRPFKSFFNDDSCDVIEVEVKAHVRRYHRRHYQKTCQCPETPNITTPPPPPRLINKGKLGISVWVELLLNKYAYGIPINRQLESYKTQGLELSQATISFGLEAITPFFEPVAEATREFVASSDQWHADETRWISWAHETTGSHKHWLWVFLCDQAVYFSIADTRAAVVPESIIGDGAGTLVCDRYSAYKKLANDAVSINLAFCWAHVRRDFIDAQRGDPELEKWSATWVNRIGRLYHLNSQRLEVLDEPEQLATQQLRLEHQVEQMAIQRVQELNRPKLRVRAKKVLESLQNHWEGLTRFVTDPGIPMDNNAAEQALRTGVVGRKNYYGSGSVWSADIAAFLFSVFMTLKLWDINPKIWLGAYLEACAINGRKPPNDLTPYLPWLMSEERLCEMRNHDPPKV, from the coding sequence ATGCAAAATGCTCATGTTTCAGGATCAGGCACAACACCTGCATTACTGTCTGCCCCCTTTGCTACCTCGCAGGTCATCCTCACCAAGCAGGAACACATCCAGCTAAAACAGCAGGCCAACCTCTGGCATGCCATGTGGAAGGCGGCCTGTGGCCGAGAGAAAAAAGTATTGGCTAAAAATGCCTCTCTTATCGCTCAGCATAAAGCCGAAATGGCTGGGTTGAACACCCAGGTCGCTGATCTGAAATCAGAACTGGCACACATGAAGCACTTGCTTTTCGGTCGTAAATCAGAGAAGACCAGTTCTTCTTCAAAGAAAAGTGGCAATACTACCCGGCCACCTTCAAATCGAAAACGAGGTCACCAGCCCGGAGTCCCCGGCTCTGGTCGCCATCTTCACAACAACCTGCCAGTGGTTCATGAGTCTGTAGACTTACCAGTGGACAAACAGTGTTGTACAGTCTGTCACCGGCCATTCAAGTCTTTTTTCAATGACGACAGCTGCGACGTAATTGAAGTTGAAGTTAAGGCTCACGTTCGTCGTTATCACCGAAGGCATTACCAAAAAACTTGCCAGTGCCCTGAAACGCCCAATATTACTACTCCACCACCTCCACCAAGACTCATCAACAAAGGAAAGCTTGGTATTTCTGTCTGGGTGGAGCTGTTGCTGAATAAGTACGCATACGGCATCCCCATAAACAGGCAACTTGAGTCTTATAAGACTCAGGGACTGGAACTGTCGCAGGCGACCATCTCCTTTGGCCTGGAAGCTATAACGCCCTTTTTTGAGCCGGTTGCCGAAGCTACTCGGGAATTCGTCGCCAGTAGCGATCAGTGGCATGCTGATGAAACCCGGTGGATCAGCTGGGCACATGAGACCACAGGTTCTCACAAACATTGGCTTTGGGTATTTCTCTGTGATCAGGCGGTTTATTTCAGCATTGCTGACACCCGTGCGGCTGTCGTACCAGAGTCGATCATTGGTGACGGGGCTGGAACGCTGGTGTGTGACCGATACTCAGCGTACAAAAAGCTTGCGAATGATGCGGTGTCTATTAATTTAGCTTTCTGCTGGGCTCACGTCAGGCGGGATTTTATTGACGCTCAACGAGGTGATCCGGAGTTGGAGAAATGGAGCGCCACCTGGGTGAACAGGATTGGTCGTTTATATCATCTTAATAGTCAGCGACTTGAAGTGCTTGATGAACCAGAGCAGCTAGCAACACAGCAGTTACGGCTTGAACATCAGGTAGAGCAGATGGCAATCCAGAGGGTTCAGGAACTTAATCGTCCTAAACTGCGAGTCAGAGCGAAAAAAGTGCTCGAAAGTCTACAGAATCACTGGGAAGGATTGACCCGCTTTGTCACTGATCCCGGTATCCCCATGGATAACAACGCTGCAGAGCAAGCACTGCGCACAGGTGTCGTTGGCAGGAAGAATTACTACGGCTCTGGCAGCGTATGGAGTGCTGATATAGCCGCTTTTCTATTCAGCGTTTTTATGACGCTAAAGCTTTGGGATATTAATCCAAAAATCTGGCTGGGTGCCTATCTTGAGGCTTGTGCCATAAATGGCAGGAAGCCACCTAATGATCTCACTCCTTATCTGCCCTGGTTAATGAGTGAGGAGCGGCTTTGTGAAATGCGCAATCATGATCCGCCAAAGGTATAA
- a CDS encoding RNA-guided endonuclease InsQ/TnpB family protein: MHEQVANRRYDFIHQATANLADKSHATTFAVEDLNIKGMVKNHKLSRAIQDAGWGMFLTTLEYKCRWNGKNLIRIGRFEPSSKLCNDCKYKMESIPLSVRE; the protein is encoded by the coding sequence ATCCATGAACAAGTAGCCAATCGTCGCTACGACTTCATACACCAGGCAACAGCAAATCTGGCTGACAAAAGCCACGCAACCACATTTGCTGTAGAAGACCTCAATATCAAGGGCATGGTCAAAAACCATAAACTCTCCAGAGCAATACAAGATGCAGGCTGGGGAATGTTTCTGACGACGCTGGAATACAAATGTCGCTGGAATGGCAAGAACCTGATTCGTATAGGAAGGTTTGAGCCAAGCTCCAAATTGTGCAATGACTGCAAATACAAAATGGAGTCGATACCCCTGTCTGTGCGGGAGTGA
- a CDS encoding glycosyltransferase family 32 protein gives MDISGSVSSVNSSISFDSGEKNSELNIRIGSAETNNYLPSSSSSEEFIEHHTLSDFKISTGTVPNVETSIQAIEKLSNKLDGYINEKYKAMVEVDIFTLKRSGEITPWGKAMAKEYASKYIRENYHRLASEFIDTSNESKIVNQFLRAASDEDRVTFFSRALAESSVCTATVESFHNKMLSSDSEYKGDADYLSKAYQRLFSNKTGRKDIPEGGRVHDTVPVNFIWLGGLLPDRYLENIKSVASATPQREVVIWIDRKWMTRDEYSQMMALPELPELKGLKCKVLDINDAGLTGIIPNRQSEFEDALKFIREKCDNKAMASDLIRYALLAKGTKAIDKASHSKTKRATEGMIYMDTDRGPKSPTPSEWGDMEAPAGLLFPKYGNDVLATTFKEHPVFLSALNMAIDRLHKNKRQLTGDDPIRSVLDTTGPGLFSDAATQFTNCDTSYFFANHLELDSPVAGPPQGDKTWIPDAQKVDLSASWMSKLPEQRNQRNNSTRSCCLIS, from the coding sequence ATGGATATTTCAGGTAGTGTCAGCTCGGTAAACAGTAGCATATCTTTTGATTCGGGCGAGAAAAACTCAGAGCTAAACATTAGAATTGGTTCAGCTGAAACAAACAATTACTTACCTTCATCATCTTCATCTGAAGAATTTATTGAACACCACACTCTTTCTGACTTCAAAATTTCAACAGGCACTGTACCGAATGTCGAAACATCTATTCAGGCAATTGAAAAACTGTCTAATAAACTTGATGGTTATATAAATGAAAAATATAAAGCTATGGTTGAAGTTGATATTTTCACTCTAAAGCGTTCTGGCGAAATAACACCTTGGGGAAAAGCCATGGCAAAAGAATATGCCTCTAAATATATTCGTGAAAACTACCACAGACTAGCTTCTGAGTTCATTGACACCTCGAATGAAAGCAAAATTGTAAATCAGTTCCTGAGAGCTGCCAGCGATGAAGACAGGGTGACGTTTTTTAGTCGCGCACTCGCTGAATCCTCTGTGTGTACCGCCACCGTTGAGAGCTTTCACAACAAAATGCTTAGTAGCGATTCTGAATACAAAGGCGATGCTGACTACCTGTCAAAAGCCTATCAAAGACTTTTCTCAAATAAAACAGGAAGAAAGGACATTCCAGAGGGTGGTAGGGTTCATGATACAGTTCCCGTTAATTTTATCTGGCTGGGTGGTTTATTGCCAGATCGTTATCTGGAAAACATTAAATCTGTAGCCTCAGCAACTCCACAACGGGAAGTGGTTATATGGATTGATCGGAAGTGGATGACCCGCGATGAGTATTCTCAAATGATGGCCTTGCCGGAATTACCAGAATTAAAGGGGCTTAAATGTAAAGTTCTGGATATTAATGATGCTGGTTTAACTGGTATTATTCCAAACCGTCAGTCTGAATTCGAAGATGCCTTAAAGTTTATAAGAGAAAAATGTGACAATAAAGCAATGGCAAGTGATTTAATCCGCTATGCTCTGCTTGCAAAAGGTACTAAAGCTATAGATAAAGCCAGTCATTCAAAAACTAAGCGTGCTACAGAAGGCATGATCTATATGGACACAGACAGAGGCCCAAAAAGCCCTACTCCTTCTGAGTGGGGTGATATGGAGGCACCAGCAGGTCTATTGTTTCCAAAATATGGTAATGATGTTCTGGCTACAACCTTTAAAGAACACCCGGTTTTTTTATCAGCACTGAATATGGCTATTGATCGTTTACACAAAAATAAAAGACAGCTTACAGGAGATGATCCTATTCGCTCAGTTCTGGACACTACCGGTCCTGGTCTATTTTCAGACGCAGCAACACAATTCACAAACTGTGATACATCTTATTTTTTCGCAAATCACCTTGAGCTTGACTCTCCTGTTGCAGGCCCACCGCAAGGTGATAAAACGTGGATACCCGATGCTCAAAAAGTCGACCTATCCGCAAGCTGGATGTCAAAGCTGCCTGAACAAAGAAACCAGCGTAACAACTCAACACGGTCTTGCTGTTTAATATCATAA
- a CDS encoding NAD(P)/FAD-dependent oxidoreductase: MNNVNNNDSLHRVVIVGGGAGGLELATLLGKSLGKRNKASITLVDAQRTHFWKPLLHEVAAGALNAFEDELCYLAQAKWNHFHFLPGRMTNLDRDSKTIELAPICDDYGNEVVTSRTLEYDTLVISVGSTANDFDTPGAPENCLFLDNREQAERIHTTLINHYLHAQASGNHQSELNIAIIGAGATGVELAAELHNAAIELAHYGLDAISPKNVKITLIEGAPKILPALPGRISSSVHKQLEKLGVTIMTEQLVSEIHSDSLVTRSKTVVKADLSIWAAGIKAPVFLGKLPLESNRINQLVVRPTLQTTQDDHIYAFGDCSSCTLTLKNGKSITIPPRAQAAHQQASLLAKSLKKVVAGNKPMNFTYKDYGSLISLSRFSAVGNLMGAVTGDMMVEGALAKLFYISLYRMHQTTLFGKVRTGALMLKDVLSKTTRPHLKLH; encoded by the coding sequence GTGAATAATGTAAATAACAATGACTCTTTACACCGGGTTGTAATTGTCGGCGGAGGTGCCGGTGGGCTGGAACTCGCCACCCTGCTTGGCAAGTCTCTTGGCAAAAGGAACAAAGCCTCGATAACGCTGGTCGACGCACAGCGTACGCATTTCTGGAAACCGTTACTGCACGAAGTGGCGGCAGGGGCTCTCAATGCCTTTGAAGATGAACTCTGCTATTTAGCGCAGGCCAAATGGAACCATTTTCACTTCCTGCCCGGCCGAATGACCAACCTGGACAGGGACAGCAAAACCATTGAGCTGGCTCCCATCTGTGACGATTACGGCAACGAAGTGGTGACCAGTCGCACCCTGGAATACGACACACTGGTCATTTCAGTGGGCAGTACCGCCAACGACTTTGATACACCTGGCGCACCGGAAAACTGTCTGTTTCTGGATAATCGAGAGCAGGCCGAACGCATTCACACGACACTTATCAATCATTATCTGCATGCCCAGGCTTCAGGCAACCATCAGTCGGAACTGAATATCGCCATTATCGGTGCTGGCGCAACCGGTGTTGAACTGGCGGCGGAACTGCACAATGCCGCCATAGAGCTGGCTCATTACGGTTTAGACGCAATATCCCCAAAGAATGTAAAAATCACCCTGATCGAAGGCGCTCCAAAAATCCTGCCCGCTTTGCCCGGACGAATCAGCAGCAGTGTCCATAAACAGCTGGAAAAATTGGGAGTGACCATCATGACCGAACAGCTGGTGAGCGAAATTCATTCGGACTCACTGGTCACCCGTAGCAAAACCGTCGTCAAAGCTGACCTCAGCATCTGGGCCGCAGGTATAAAAGCACCGGTTTTTCTGGGAAAACTGCCGCTGGAAAGCAATCGCATCAATCAGCTGGTGGTACGACCTACCTTACAAACGACACAAGATGACCATATCTATGCGTTTGGCGACTGCTCCAGCTGCACTCTGACCCTGAAAAATGGTAAGAGCATTACCATTCCTCCCCGCGCACAGGCTGCTCATCAGCAGGCATCGCTTCTGGCAAAAAGTCTGAAAAAGGTTGTGGCAGGAAATAAGCCCATGAACTTTACCTACAAGGACTATGGCTCCCTGATTTCACTGAGTCGCTTCAGTGCTGTTGGTAATCTTATGGGGGCTGTCACCGGTGACATGATGGTGGAAGGCGCTCTGGCAAAGCTTTTTTACATCAGCCTTTACCGTATGCACCAGACAACCCTGTTCGGAAAGGTTCGGACCGGAGCATTAATGCTGAAGGATGTCCTGAGTAAAACAACACGGCCTCATCTGAAGCTGCACTGA
- a CDS encoding DUF3094 family protein gives MDKTQTRLKPEDQAKVDIFLSQGINATERSRFKPFKLMLWLAAIILVLGLLSRAIGVFILG, from the coding sequence ATGGACAAAACCCAGACCCGACTGAAGCCGGAAGATCAGGCAAAAGTAGATATCTTCCTGAGCCAGGGCATAAACGCCACAGAACGCAGTCGCTTCAAACCCTTTAAACTCATGCTATGGCTGGCAGCTATTATTCTTGTGCTGGGTCTGCTTAGCAGGGCCATTGGTGTTTTTATTCTGGGTTAA
- a CDS encoding SAM-dependent methyltransferase, whose protein sequence is MLKLLWIALKVKWQECREFACVVWRFRSHKAFLLSYCLLAFLYLFSSPYSVSRRYLKWIDAGDVYSYGETPLTSLAEIADRTGIHASDHVFELGAGSGFTSLWLRLVKGCKITAVEWVPGFVYRLKWVVRVLKLSGVEVRCEDYLQTALENATVIYLFASNLDDLTINKLAERLAALPSGTRIASVSYPLQPYLKQPAFDLVERFEVCFPWGRADVYVQDVV, encoded by the coding sequence GTGCTGAAACTGTTATGGATTGCACTTAAGGTTAAATGGCAGGAGTGCAGGGAGTTTGCCTGTGTAGTATGGCGTTTTCGATCTCATAAGGCGTTTTTATTGAGCTATTGCCTGCTGGCCTTTCTTTATCTTTTCTCCAGCCCTTACAGTGTCAGCCGGCGTTATTTGAAGTGGATTGATGCGGGCGATGTCTACAGCTATGGTGAAACTCCCCTGACATCGTTGGCAGAGATAGCGGATCGAACAGGCATTCATGCAAGTGATCATGTGTTTGAGCTGGGGGCGGGGAGTGGTTTTACTTCGCTCTGGCTCCGCCTGGTAAAAGGCTGCAAGATTACTGCTGTTGAGTGGGTGCCTGGTTTTGTGTACCGGTTGAAGTGGGTTGTCAGGGTTCTGAAGCTCTCAGGTGTAGAGGTGCGCTGTGAGGACTACCTGCAAACCGCTCTTGAAAACGCAACGGTTATCTACTTGTTTGCTTCCAACCTGGATGATTTGACGATTAATAAGCTGGCGGAACGACTGGCTGCTTTGCCATCGGGTACCCGCATTGCTTCCGTCAGTTACCCTTTGCAGCCTTATCTTAAGCAGCCAGCTTTTGACCTGGTGGAGCGGTTTGAAGTTTGTTTTCCATGGGGTAGGGCAGACGTTTATGTGCAGGATGTTGTTTGA